Proteins encoded by one window of Candidatus Dependentiae bacterium:
- a CDS encoding nucleotide exchange factor GrpE: METEKNNKDIFDQNDEILLDQDAELHDQAEQEVNPDDKKSAEQMCYAELSIWKDQCKRISAEFENFKRRTERDQLRWAEMAKESLLQELLSFIDTFDMALKEKNGTDCAGIEMAYQSLIKLLSKHDVSVMKHVADFDPEFHEAVMQVASDSHDSGQVVEILAKGFMLKDRVLRPAKVSVAI, translated from the coding sequence ATGGAAACCGAAAAAAACAACAAAGATATATTCGATCAAAATGATGAAATCTTGCTAGATCAAGATGCTGAGCTGCATGATCAAGCAGAGCAAGAAGTCAATCCTGATGATAAAAAAAGCGCTGAGCAAATGTGCTATGCAGAGCTTTCAATCTGGAAAGATCAGTGCAAAAGAATTTCTGCAGAGTTTGAAAATTTTAAACGACGCACCGAGCGAGATCAGCTTCGTTGGGCTGAAATGGCTAAAGAATCATTGCTTCAAGAATTATTGTCATTTATTGACACTTTTGACATGGCGTTAAAAGAAAAAAACGGTACAGACTGTGCCGGCATCGAAATGGCTTATCAATCGTTAATTAAATTGCTTTCAAAGCATGATGTTTCGGTGATGAAACATGTAGCTGATTTTGATCCTGAGTTTCATGAAGCGGTGATGCAAGTAGCATCTGACTCGCATGATTCTGGTCAGGTAGTAGAAATTTTAGCAAAGGGATTTATGCTTAAAGATCGAGTGCTTCGTCCAGCAAAAGTTTCTGTGGCAATCTAG